ACACACTACACAGACTGATGATTAGTCAATTCTGCTCTAATCTCCAAGTACTCACAGACTATACGTTAAATACAGACTCAACCGTGTTTTCTTACGTCTTTTCGGTCCTGCAAGCACTCCAGCACGGCCAGGTTGTTGTTCCAGGAGTGTTTGGGGCAGATCCGACTCACGTCCTCCCGACAGGCCGCCTCCTCTGCAAGCTTCCAGCCGCCGCTGCGCCGGACCGAGGAGGCCCCATCCAGCGCCGCAGCTTTCCCCTCTCCCCCGGCATTTTTGCCTCTATCGGGATTATCTGCGGCGTTTTCAGCGTTCGGTTTGCCTCCGTGAGCGGAACCAATCCAGCCGAAGACGAATATCAACAGCAGCAGTCGCTGCACACGTCTACACGCCGCCATCTTCTCCGAGAGAAGTTACGGATCCTACTACGGCCAAGAGGacgctcatgaatattaattagcgCGCGATGACGTCGCTCGTTGGCTTCCTGAACGTCCgtgtttgttgttattaatattcataagataAATCCCCAACCGTAGTAGGATTCGTCAGCTCTCGGTTGAAGTAGTGCGGAATTCAGGGTTCGCGAACAGCACAGCGATCGAGTCCAAACATAGGCCACGTAGACTGAGACCCAAAGGTATTTGGATTATTAGATGAAAGGAAGATAAGGATTAGCATGAGATGAGGGATTAAGGAATGGGCGGGGCTTAGAGGTTCAGACTTGTAGGTATaagtattttgatattttaagttttcagtgtGTGTTCTCAATCAAACCACTGCAAGTTCATTAGTGCGTTTATTCAGGAAAAAATATGATCCAGAGCGCTGCTGCAGTAACACATAATATGCTGTTGTCACCTGGTACCTGTTACGTTTCTCTTCGTTGTTCAGAATGGACCAATCACTATCGTTTATGAtcatagttgttgttgttgttgtttttaatcgaGATTCTTTTTGTGTTCGATTTCCATTTTGTGTCTATATTTCtggaaataacatttttattattttatcgtTTATAAAGCAAACGTATCCCAAGGGAAACTGCGCCCTCTGGAGgaatacacatttatattctGCAGGAAACATGAGAcaacttcaaaattattttatacagcCAGTCATGGaactacttttaaaatatttcttaagttttttttttttattataaattttttttaaagacgtctcttcttcttaccaagcctgcatttatttcatccaaagtacagcaaaaacagtacaattttaaaattgttttaccatttaaatgtactgtttttatttgaatatatttttaaaatgtaatttattcctttgattttaaagctgaatttttagcatcattactccagtcacacaatcctttagaaaccattctaatattctgatttgctgctcaaaaacatttattattattgttgtttaaaacagctgagaattttttttcaggtttctttgataaatagaagcttcaaaagaacagcatttatctgaaatagaaatgttttttaacattataaatgtctttataatcacttttgatcaattttaagcaTACTTGCTACttgaaagtattcatttctataatttctttccataattaattaattaattgattatacTGACGCCACCCAAGCTTTAGATACTATCATGTTACTTGGGTGCTGATACGATacatattgcaattttttttgcaatttcaatTCTATAAGTATTGTGATTCGATATTGCTATGTGTTGCGatctttgttttttctctctagACTCTAGACCATAGGGAAAAAGTTGAATGATACACTAAATATACGGACACATACAACACATCTTagcagtaattttttttgttttatttcagttcaacAGCCACATTACAATGGTAATTTTAGATGTCCTTTCagttgtatttaattataaaaccctttataatgacagaaatgacagaaattaacCTTCCCATTATAAAGCaatatttttctaactttatcaaatgtgtgtgtgtgtgtgtatatatatatatatatatatatatatatatatatatacatttgataaagttagaaaaatattgaattaaacaataaattacatttaaataataggcACAAAAGTGgcattaaggaatatttacattaattaattaatatttacattaatacattaattaattaatatttgcaTTAATATTTGCATTTCATAACAACAGTgttatgagattaatgttttaaatataaagttttgaatatagaaatattaaactatttaaatgactcaatttatattttaaaaattaaaataaagtcgCCAGTAGATTCATTCATGAACGAAACAGCTGTGACtgtgtttggaactatttttgttgaaatatagcACAATCAAACAGTGTTCCTAAAATGTCACTTTAACACATTAACTTCtgtataaaatcaaaaatgtataaaacttttGTATAAATTCAATTTCAGTTTTGCAAACTCCCTTTAGGCCGTACTCATTAAACACTGTCCCTTgtcttagttcatcgcgatcttACAAACTTGCATGTTAAATGACGAGTGTGATGGTTCACGTCATATGTCTCTAGCTGTCTTTCTTCCACCATTTTTCACTTTCTTGTGTTCACTAGTAAGAGATGTGACGTCATGTAACACTCACCGATACAACACATCGCCCTCTGCTGAATAAAAGAGGTAACTTTCCTCCGCCTCGTTTAAAAGCAACAACTAAAATAAAGCAATggatttaatatgaatttaaaaaaaaaaactggtccttggctggtcttaaaattttgaaaataaaacctcagatgaacaacgacacatgacaaattacaccgtgtcattatttactgaaccaaaaaaaagccaaaatggaaaagccatgtgtgacaaagttaggacgcccttactgttaacattaaaattaagagggtaaataacagtcatgcataagctttggcagtttgctggtctggagcattcaggtgtgtgttaacacaatgccaaggaggtaagacatcagcaatcatcttagagaagcaattgttgctgccatcaatcttagaagagtaatacggccatttccaaacaatctgacgtttattcacaagtggaagacatttaaaacagacacctctccttccaggagtggacgtcccagaaaattcaccccaagatcagaccgtgtaaagctcagagaaatggcagacaacccaagaactacacctcagactctacaggcctcagttaacatgttaaattataaagttcatgacaatggcattagaaaaatatgggacgaaaatgtcatgtttggaaggcttggcagaagaaagcatcttctatctaaaaaaaaaaaaccattgctgcacagtttaggtctgcaaagttgcatgtgaacaaaacacaagtcttctagaataatgtcctttgaacagacgagaccgacGTGGAGATGTTTGGTCATAATGCACAgagccaagtttggtgaaaacctaaagagcatatcagcacaaacacctcataccaaaagacaagaatgctggaggagggctgatcattttgggcttgttttgtagccacaggacctgagcacctcacagtcatcgagttggccatgaactcctctgtatatcaaagtactctagagtcaaatgcgagggcgtctgtccgacatctaaagttgggccaaaattgggtcatgcagcaGGACAATGATACCaaacacaccagcaaatctacaacagaatggctgaaaaaaaaaaaagaatcaaggtgttgcaatagcccagtcaaagtccagagctcattctgactcaaatgctttggtgagagctgtgcataagcaaatgctcacaaacctcaataaactggagcaacactgaaaagaagagtggtccaaattcctccagaattATGTGaaagactgataaagtcacacagaaaatgaatgcttcaagttattgctgctaaaagtggatctgcaggcaattgactcatagtgtgtcctaactttgtcacacatggcctttccctcttggctgtatttttgttaaataagtaATGAcattgtgtgatatgtcatgtgatgatgtttatctgaggatttacttttcaaattttaagacctgccaaggaccagatatttttatgtcctgatacagaaaaccatgaaattcaatagggtgtcctaactttttcacatgactgtacatatatacatacatatatacacacacacacacacacacacacatatatatacacacatatatacatatatatatatatatatacacacatatatatatatacacacacatatatatatatatatatatatacacacatatatatatatatatatatatacatacacatatatatatatatatatatatatatatacacacacacacatatatatatatatatacacacacacacacacacacatatatatatatatatatatatacacacacacacacacatatatatatatacacacacacacacacatatatatatatatatatatatatatatatatacacacacacacacatatatatacacatatatatctATTATCAACtttattaacttaaaaaagAGCACTGCAAATGTTCTTCCTATTTTTCCTGTTGATTTCACTGCATCACTCCTATGAGGTTGTCACAAACTGTGTCAATGCaggcatttattgttttattacagaaaaaaacaaaacaacacttacatatatacaataaaaacagtgaacaaTGATCACTTTTAACTAAGACATTAATAAAGCCCTGATTTTAAAGTCAGAAACAAACTCTTTATAATGAACACAACATAAAATATaggatttacatttaaaacaaacagaaagctAAAGCGCACAGTGAATGGACAATAGTGTCACCCGGCGTCTCACACCACCAGTATTTGGTTCCGAAGAAATActtattcacatttttgtttgaacGTTACTCTCAGTGTCACTCCCATTTATAGACCTTCAGCAATTTCTCGGTCAGAGAGGCCAGATAACTGCTCTGGTTGACCTCAAACGGACAGATGTCCAGCACGGGGAGATCCGCAGGCATCTTCTGAAGCAGAGCACCGGTGCCGGCATCCCAAACCTGCAGACAGAGCAGAGAAATCATAGTGAATGTGTGTGCAAAACAGAACCAACATGAAGCTGCTTACACAAGCATTTACTTCCACATGCAACCAAATGAaactaagtaaaaaataaaaagagtgcAAGACTGGACTTGATGTGATCCAAGAGGACTGGATGAAGAGCGTTCCTCACCATGGTGGAGTTTGTGGCCTCGTCTCCAGCACACACTAGTGTGGCTCCCTCTCCTGCCGGACTCTTAAACACAGCGTTCTTTGTGAGCAACTTGCAGGAGGATCCAGCGGTGAAGGTCTGGACCGGAGAGCAGGAGCAGACGGGCTGCTGGTTGCTGTCTGTCTGAGGCGTCCGGCTGAGCTCCATTAAAACACAACGCAGTGACGGGTTTGCACGACCTGGACGACACAAAACAGACATGAAatatcaatgtttttaaagaggAACCAAGATGTAAGAAAAATCACAAGATGGAGACATGCAATCAAATACAGTAAACTTAAAACAGAAATGTGCATTAGATAAATCATTCAATtgatattcaaataatattagtaattttttaattaaaaaaaaaaaaaaaaacattaatcattaatcatCAATAAGATTTTGTTCAAAGTCACAATGAAACAGAAGTAgcgacatttatttattttttttgaattgtgataaacatccaagaaaaaaaaaaaaaaagggcagaaaaaaaaaaaatgttggggaaaaagaaaaaaagttcacCAGAAGTCTGAGTTTGATTAAACATTATGAggtcaacaaaataaaataaaataaaataaaataaaataaaataaaataaaataaacgcaGTGACGGGTTTGCATGTCCTGGACAACACAAAACAGACATGaaatgtcaatgtttttaaaagaggaACCAAGATGTAAGAAATCACAAGACAGAGACATGCAATCAAATACagtaaacttaaattaaaatagaaatgtgcaTTAGATAAATCATTAAACTGATACTGaaataatattagtttttttttttattaaaaaaaaacaatcattaatCAATAAGATTTTGTTCAAAGTCACAATGAAACAAGTAGTGACacactcttttttttgttgaattgtGATAAAcattcaaggaaaaaaaaaaatcagaaaagaaaaaatcagaaaaaatgtgcatcagtgcatcagaaaaaaatgacatgaaatgtcaatgtttttaaaagaggaACCAAGATATAAGAAATGCaatcaaatacagtaaaaaatgttgggaaaaaaaaaaaaaatgaataaataatcagtGACGGGTTTGCGCAACCTAGACGACACAAAACAGACATAAaatgtcagtgtttttaaaagaggAACCTGTAACAAATGCAATCAAACACGGTAAACTTAAATTAACATAGaaatgtgtattattataaatcattaaattggTATTGAAATAATCTTagtacttttgatttattaaaaaaaaaacattaatcattaatcatcagtaagattttgttcaAAGTCacaatgaaacagaaaaaaaaaaaaaaggccagaaaaaaatgttaggggaaaaagaaaaaaaaaagttcaccaGAAGTTTGAGTTTGATTAAACATTATGaggtcaataaaataaaataaaataaaataaaataaatcatttacagcAAGAtccataacatgcatttgtaaaatagACTTGTGAATTTTCTtctcatgttgactttaaatctgattagaccgatatTGGAAGTTAATAATCTCAGTATCTGTATTAGACAATATTagtgaagatttttttttaataggttcAATGACAAAtgtcaaatataaaaaactttccCACATTTACATTCCAAATGTTATCgtattatgtaaaaatgtgacatttttttaagaagaaaaaaaaaaatatatatatatcaaaaatattgtTGAACTTGCTATTGATGACTTACAACAAGagaaataccaaaaaaaaaaaaaaaaaaaaaaaaaaaaaagtactttttctCATGTCCTGGCTACTAGGTGGTTATGTTGAAACTGAGCAGGAAACCTCAGGTCATGGTTGTCATAACACAAACCATATTTGGTCAGAATATGCTAAAGCGTGATGAAGATATAGCCTTACATCCATTTTGGTGTGCTCTTTGTCAAAATCGTTTCCACATTATTCAACTATATAGGTCTTCCAGGCAAAAagtgtagattttttaaatattcaaacataaaaGGCCTATAAAGTTGTGTTTGGGCCATTATACTCgtcacagtatctgtcaaacaaactaaaaccgtCTGTTCACTTTATTCAGGCGTTCAGCTTGTGATGTGGTGTTTTCCGTGCCTCAGAGCGAATGCAGTAAACtcgtttattgcatgtgctgtgagcTTAGCGTGTGTTTGGGAACACAACGGACACCAGGTAAAACAGGTGCTTTTGCATTTAGTTTTGAAACTCTTCCGCCActgtcttgtctttctcacctctctcttcttgtcagtcaCTCTCTTCAGGTGATAAATGAATTGATCTTTGATGCAACTGTCGTTTGGCTGCATTGAGCAGCCGCGTTCAGTTTTCACGTtcgcttcactttaaaatgaaacacatgaGGAAACAAACCCTCACGAAAAATAATGCtatgatcatatgaatttaagatttgctgctctgatttaagtCCTTCAGGGAGAAACgaaaagactttttaagacttgGACCCGTGGCTAGGACCCGTGGAAACCCTGCTTTTTGACCAAAATAAAGTAACTACGAAACTTAAATATTACAATGGGTCTGTATGTGAGTTGGATATGTACCTGGTCTGTACGTGACGAGACAGTGTCTGCTGTCCGGCTCCACCTGTATGTCTGTGCAGTTGCCGGACTCTAGAGGCAGGATGTGGGGCGTGTATGTGGTTCCCTCCACGTGCTCCCAGAAACAGCCGCCCTCCAGCGTGCCAGCGATCAGGCCGCCACACGGGAACGTGCTAGATGCAGCACGCGGGATGTAGGACAGAGACACCACTGGACAGCTACAATAAATAAGCGGGAcaatattataaacaaacaaagcagACTGGAACTCATTTTTCTCCACGGTTTGTATGGGACACAATCCAACTAAATTTACAGCATGCTACGGTTTCACCAAAGACGATAGAGTTGAAAGTGACCTGGAGCGCAGCGGCGCCAGCTCCTGAACGTAAGTGCTGGTGTCCCGCGTGTCGTACACCAGCACAGAGCCGTTGGCGAGACCGGCGTAAATGTAGTTGTTGTTATCATGGCACCAGGAGCAGCTCCACACAGGTCTGCCCGTGTTGTAGGCCTGAACTACTGTGTTCGTCATCAGGCTGTGAAGAAAAGATCAACTTGAAGCAACTCAAAAGAGTCTTAAGATGCTATATTGAGAAGCTGATCAAAATTAGCAAtggttttggaaaaaaaaaaaaaaaaaaaaaaaaaaaaaaaactttcataaggctattttaagaataaatttgaataaaactaAGTATGcattgagagaaaaaataaaacatttcatagggccctaaacatgtcatttttgttaaacctttttttttaattgatgtaAAAGTTTcgtgattttaattaattaaacatgctcttcgattaataaaatttaatttaaccattaaaaaggagttgagaattCCATGTTTTCTGCACCACacaaatcatagggccctataaactTTGTTATTACAGTCCTTTGCACACAACTAAATAAAGTTGACAAGTTGACATTGTTGGCTCATTTTTCGTAATAGAACATGTAATGTGAACACGCAATTATTACACAGGAGGAAAACATAATTCTCTCACCTGGTGAGTTTGATTGTGTTGTCGAGGGCTGCAGACAGCAGAAGGCCGTCCTGTTGTCGGCTGAAGGCCAGACCTCTGATCTGTTTGGAATGAATGGGAACATACTGACTAGGTTTGAGAGTCGCAGTGCTGATCTTCTTCACACCGAAGCCTGAGGGAGCAACAATCAATGGTCatataaacaaagcaagcagaagagagagaaaaaaaaaaaaaaacatcaatgcGGGACGGCTCAAATTCCTACCTGGCAGAAATGTTGCTTGTGGAGAAGGCTGTGATGCCAGCAGGCAGCCGAGAGGCTCACAGTAGGACAAAACCCTACTGCCTCCTGTTTGAGACACCAGCACAGCTTTAGAGAAGACATAATGTCCCCCGCTGGACGAGTCCTGCCTTTGGGACGACGAGTGAGACGGTCCCTGAGAGGAGCTGAACGCCGCCTGAGCTTTCCACCTCCGCAACTCCTACAGAACAAACACAGAGATCAGGACTGAATACAGCAGCAATCATGCTTTACTTCCACTAAAGGTTTTAATATGTGGCTCTCATTTGTTGtcattaaattgaacaaatggacagatgcacttttttgagcttcaaaatctcaaccaGGATATGTTTCATTGAAACTCctattgtattcgtctgaaaaaagcaagacatatacacctaggaaggcttgagggagagtaaatcctggggcaattttaatttttgggtaaactattcctttaaaacccCTGTTCCAAATAACTAGTACCAAGACACGAGACATCAAAAAGACGAGTACAGACTTTCTCCTGAAAAAGACACGCACCTCGACCTCTTTGCGCAGTCGCACATTTTCATCTGCCATGAGTTGCATCTGTTGACGACACTGAGCGACTTCCAGCTGCTCCATTCTCCGCGACCCCTGCTCCAGCTCTAAACGACTGCACAATTAAAAACCATCAGCACGAGCACATTCtagaaatgtattcaaatacaACAGCAGaaccaattaaataaaaaacctcAAATAAACACCTCTTCAATCGCACTTCCTCCGCATTGTCCACGGCTTTCAGTTTCCGTGCATAAAGAAAGATGATATGACCACGTTTGGCTGGTTTATTGCACTAAGGAGAcataaaatcttttttcaaTTGACAGATTTCATCACAAATATTCTCtaagaaaatacaacaaatttaATTCCTGATTGGTTCGTTTGTTTGATTTTCGTCAACAGCTTTTTATGACAGTATCATGTGATAAACTGCACTTCACAGAAGAATGTttgacattaaatatttaatattcaacatttctaataatattattaaaataatatagtaaaaaaaaaaaaatacaaataatttaaactactttaactacttttaaaatatatatatattaaaaaaattataaaaatgaccctgttcaaaagtttacatacacttgattcttaatactttgctaccacctaaatgatccacagccctttttttgttttgttttgtttttttgtttagtgatagtttttcatgattcccttgtttgtcctgaacagttaagctgtccgctgttcttcagaaaaatccttcaggttccacaaattatttgtttttttttttttttttagcatttttgtgtatttgaaccctttccaaaaatgactgtatgattttgagatccatcttttcacactgaggacaactgagagactcatatgcaactattacagaaggtttaaacactcaatgatgctccagaaggagaaatgatgcattaagagccggggggtgaaaacttttggaatttgtagatcagggtaaattgaacttattttgtattctgggaaacatgtaagtatcttctgtagcttctgaaggtcagtactaaatgaaaaaaaatatttaggcaaaataataaaaatgtacacatcttcattctgttcaaaagttttcatcccccagctcttaatgcgttgtgtttccttctggagcatcagtgagtgtttgaaccttctgtaatagatgtatataagtccctcagttgtcctcagtgtgaaaatatggatcccaaaaatcatacagtcattgttggaaagggttcaaattcacaaaaatgctgaaaaaacaaagatttttctgaggaacagcaggcagtttaactgttcaggacaaacaagggactcataaacaactatcactaaacaaaaaaaacaactgtggatcattcaggaacaacacagtattaagaatcaagtgtatgtaaactttggaacagggtcatttttataaattcaactattttctctctagactatatgtaaatgtcttttatgtgacatatcttgttcaggtcagtactaaacataaaataagttttgtgtGATCTCTCtgattttttggtaaaataattaacattttgcagattcttacGACTTTTGTGTATCTGCGAATTTTTACATCCagttatgtaaaaatatttttttaaatgaatgtttcattttgcatgttttttgttaaatcaggataatttataaatttttacAGCCAGTTatctaaatatttcttaaaatatttcttaaaattaacGTTTCAttttgcatactttttttttattattaaaacaggaTATATCTgcatttatgaattttaaacCACCCATCACACCACTATTTACTGAactcaaattaaaaaactagtaatgtgttattttaaatgactcAACGAAGATGAAAATCAGGCCTTTGATTCTagtaaaatgttcatttactgAAACTGTGAAACCCACCTGTGGACATTTATTTCCTCCACTCGTCAACCAGCGTGAAATACAGATGAAGCCGAAGAGGTGACCGCAGCGAAGAGCGGCCAAGCGGTGGTCACCTGCCGAGGTCCAGGGCTCAAAACAGATGGAGCAGTTTTCTCCGTCGCCATCATCTGCTTCAGCCTCTCCAGCAGGACTCGCAGCAGCTGAAACAGGATCCGCCGACTCAGAGACAGGCTAGAAAgagaaaaattacaataaatgggCATTTACAATCCACTTTACTACAATCATGTGAAGggttttcaactgaagaaagacaatcATACAGTTCTGATGAGTTTATTATGAAGGCTCAACGGTTAAAGACAAATCAATATAAAATGATCAATCACCTCAGACTCTTGTCGTGGCTCTTCTGGTTGAGCAGCTGCACTTGTCCCTTCAGACTCTGTGGAAACACTGGACCCTGAAttacacaaaaacataagaCTTCATTTCATATGCAAAGAAGGGAGCCAatcaaaaagaacatttaaatacagGAGTCTTAAAGATAGagcaaaaaagtgtttaatactAAGGATCAGAAAAGGAGTAGAAAATacgattgaaaaaaaaaaaaaaaaaaaaaaaaaaaaaaaaaaaatcaatcaataaaagtaacattttatcATCGATTACTAGAGTGTGATCTCCCAATATTTGAGGATTTTGtaactgtaaatgtttaaattcaaAGTCATGCAACTAGTTTGGCCACAAAATCTTCAAAACATGGAATGCAACATGACAAGCACAATAATATTGATTAAACTTAAATGTAGAATGGTATTATTGGTGCATGCATCgtttaaaataaaaccacaacaacaacaacaacaactacaataataataataataatcatcaccataaaaaaaatggctttttatATGGATGCATAATTAGAATTCTTGCCCAGTtccaataaaaaatatttttcatgttttggctaatattagattaataatttattttattagatatttgaatttattttttatattagatGATATTAGagggttatatatatataagctggtattagatatttgattttttttatattagaatttattttaaatttattgaatgtatttttatattagttattAAAACTTACTTAATGCTAGCTggtataatacattataatttatttttatattagatGTCATTAgatgatattattatttaatgcgacaacttaaaataataaaacctaaaatggaCAATTTTAGACATcacaatattataatgcatGAAAATCAATATTCAATTTGAGATTTGCTTAAGATTGCATTTAGAAGTGTTGgtgcttttaataa
The sequence above is drawn from the Labeo rohita strain BAU-BD-2019 chromosome 25, IGBB_LRoh.1.0, whole genome shotgun sequence genome and encodes:
- the rfwd3 gene encoding E3 ubiquitin-protein ligase RFWD3; protein product: MEDMEVEVAPASSEASVIVVSESGSSTEEEDVPMQVPGPSDRARLSVRRAVRRRHIIGSNTQFSTHEERMRRLRELIVDNLAERLSGSQDAQRSVPHVNPRLMDPDPSGRHHAGDVNVPTSDESSPTGSSVSTESEGTSAAAQPEEPRQESEPVSESADPVSAAASPAGEAEADDGDGENCSICFEPWTSAGDHRLAALRCGHLFGFICISRWLTSGGNKCPQCNKPAKRGHIIFLYARKLKAVDNAEEVRLKSRLELEQGSRRMEQLEVAQCRQQMQLMADENVRLRKEVEELRRWKAQAAFSSSQGPSHSSSQRQDSSSGGHYVFSKAVLVSQTGGSRVLSYCEPLGCLLASQPSPQATFLPGFGVKKISTATLKPSQYVPIHSKQIRGLAFSRQQDGLLLSAALDNTIKLTSLMTNTVVQAYNTGRPVWSCSWCHDNNNYIYAGLANGSVLVYDTRDTSTYVQELAPLRSSCPVVSLSYIPRAASSTFPCGGLIAGTLEGGCFWEHVEGTTYTPHILPLESGNCTDIQVEPDSRHCLVTYRPGRANPSLRCVLMELSRTPQTDSNQQPVCSCSPVQTFTAGSSCKLLTKNAVFKSPAGEGATLVCAGDEATNSTMVWDAGTGALLQKMPADLPVLDICPFEVNQSSYLASLTEKLLKVYKWE